A genomic stretch from Bradyrhizobium sp. 195 includes:
- a CDS encoding IS630 family transposase, which translates to MRTGISIKITRPDRRRLEAIIRDRNAPQKHAWRADIVLLSADGVGTNEIMRRTGTSKTCVWRWQQRFMEEGVDGLLRDKTRPSRIPGLGPEVAERVVALTLADPPTETTHWTADLMAQASGISASAVRRIWKAHGLQPHRCRQFKLSNDPNFVAKLRDVVGLYVDPPAHAIVLSVDEKSQIQALDRTQPGLPLKKGRLGTMTHDYKRHGTTTLFAALNVLDGTVIGRNMQRHRHQELIRFLNAIEAEVPAGKIIHVILDNYAAHKHPNVRAWLDRHPRFVFHFTPTSCSWLNAVEGFFAKLNRRRLKRGVFHSVVDLQAAINRFVAETNANPKPFTWTANPDKIIAAVKRGHQVLDSIH; encoded by the coding sequence ATGCGCACCGGGATATCCATCAAGATCACACGACCAGATCGCCGTCGGCTTGAAGCGATCATCAGGGACCGTAACGCCCCGCAGAAGCACGCTTGGCGAGCGGACATTGTGCTTCTGAGCGCCGACGGCGTCGGCACCAACGAGATCATGCGCCGGACTGGCACATCCAAGACCTGCGTTTGGCGCTGGCAGCAGCGCTTCATGGAAGAAGGCGTCGATGGTCTCCTGCGAGACAAGACGCGCCCCTCGCGGATCCCTGGGCTCGGCCCGGAGGTGGCCGAGCGTGTGGTCGCTCTGACGTTGGCCGATCCGCCGACTGAGACGACCCACTGGACGGCCGACCTGATGGCCCAAGCGAGCGGTATCAGTGCCAGCGCGGTCCGTCGAATCTGGAAGGCGCACGGGCTCCAGCCTCATCGATGCCGACAGTTCAAGCTCTCGAACGATCCGAACTTCGTCGCCAAACTGCGTGACGTCGTCGGGCTCTATGTCGATCCGCCGGCCCACGCGATCGTGCTGTCGGTTGACGAGAAGAGCCAGATTCAGGCCCTCGATCGCACCCAGCCGGGCCTGCCGCTGAAGAAGGGCCGGCTCGGAACCATGACACACGATTACAAGCGGCACGGCACCACGACGCTGTTTGCCGCACTCAACGTCCTCGACGGCACGGTGATCGGCCGCAACATGCAGCGCCACCGTCATCAGGAACTCATTCGATTTCTGAACGCCATCGAGGCGGAAGTTCCGGCAGGTAAGATCATCCACGTCATTCTCGACAACTATGCCGCCCACAAGCATCCAAACGTTCGCGCCTGGCTCGATCGCCACCCGCGTTTCGTCTTCCATTTCACGCCAACCTCGTGCTCCTGGCTCAACGCCGTCGAGGGATTTTTCGCCAAACTTAACCGGCGTCGATTGAAGCGCGGTGTCTTCCACTCCGTCGTCGATCTCCAGGCCGCAATCAACCGCTTCGTGGCTGAGACCAACGCAAACCCGAAGCCCTTCACATGGACGGCCAATCCCGACAAAATCATCGCCGCCGTCAAAAGAGGGCACCAAGTGTTAGATTCGATCCACTAG
- a CDS encoding SMEK domain-containing protein: protein MLTRGYFIGEIVDALSDVSGQVSTRGKLGLTDLNKYLEDFIKTTLNHLWSLTLRNLNEERSNFPGLDLGDETSGWAF, encoded by the coding sequence ATGCTCACGAGGGGATACTTCATAGGCGAGATTGTCGATGCGTTGAGTGATGTTTCAGGACAAGTATCGACGCGAGGGAAACTCGGCCTCACGGACCTCAACAAGTATCTTGAGGACTTTATAAAGACTACACTCAACCACCTCTGGTCGCTAACGTTGCGAAATCTTAACGAGGAGCGAAGCAACTTCCCCGGCCTCGATCTCGGCGACGAAACCAGCGGATGGGCCTTCTAG
- a CDS encoding toll/interleukin-1 receptor domain-containing protein, with amino-acid sequence MADFFVSYTSADKAWAEWIGFVLEEEGFTVVIQTWDFRPGSNFVLEMQRAATEADRTIMVSSPDYLKSQFASPEWATAFAQDPQGLKRKLVPVMVRQCQPPGLLSSVVYISLVGEDERAAQGLLLNGVNAKRAKPAQRPSFPGARAGRPHKAFPGPVSPGGAGLAPYVPNLKRSPTDADRRRFSRRAFEVIKAHFQTALDQLAQHGDAVECDFQPNTATEFMAEVFLSGKSACRCRIWLGGMHSNDGISYAKDKGITGPTPATRSCRSLTPKVSCI; translated from the coding sequence ATGGCGGACTTTTTTGTAAGCTATACCTCTGCCGACAAGGCCTGGGCCGAATGGATCGGTTTCGTTCTTGAGGAGGAAGGCTTCACGGTCGTCATTCAAACTTGGGACTTTCGGCCAGGCAGCAATTTTGTCCTCGAAATGCAAAGGGCGGCGACCGAAGCCGACCGCACAATCATGGTGTCGTCGCCCGACTACCTGAAATCTCAATTTGCCTCGCCTGAATGGGCCACTGCATTCGCCCAGGATCCCCAGGGGCTCAAACGCAAATTGGTGCCAGTGATGGTCAGGCAATGTCAGCCCCCGGGGCTATTGAGCTCTGTCGTCTATATCTCCCTTGTGGGCGAGGACGAGCGCGCTGCCCAGGGATTGCTCCTGAATGGGGTCAATGCAAAGCGCGCAAAGCCTGCTCAACGACCATCCTTTCCCGGGGCTAGAGCCGGCCGGCCGCATAAAGCCTTTCCCGGGCCGGTGAGTCCGGGTGGCGCGGGCCTCGCACCCTACGTTCCCAACTTAAAGCGCTCGCCGACCGACGCTGACAGGCGACGGTTCAGCCGACGGGCCTTCGAAGTGATCAAGGCTCACTTTCAGACGGCACTCGACCAACTCGCACAGCACGGCGACGCTGTGGAATGTGACTTTCAGCCGAACACCGCGACAGAGTTCATGGCGGAGGTGTTTTTGAGTGGAAAGAGCGCATGTCGCTGTCGGATTTGGCTAGGCGGCATGCATTCTAACGACGGGATTTCCTATGCTAAGGACAAAGGCATCACGGGACCAACGCCTGCAACGAGATCCTGTCGGTCACTGACACCCAAGGTGAGTTGCATATGA
- a CDS encoding alpha/beta fold hydrolase, which yields MSTNPYYGQEGHGPYEMIRIGNLELEEGGYIPDCQLAVATHGTLNAAKDNAILVTTWYSGTSKIMEQVYIGNGRALDPEKYFIIVVNQIGNGLSTSPNHSGGAQAIPTFPKVRIGDDIRAQHKLLTEKYGLKSLALVVGGSMGAQQAYEWAVRYPDFVKRAAPIAGTAKNTEHDFVFAETLCEAITSDPGFSGGKYGSPADVSAGLKRHAKLWTVMGWSTDFFREGRHKALGFDSMQAFVDTFMTGYFAPMDPNALLAMAWKWQRGDVSRNTGGDLVLALGRIKAKTYVMPISHDMFFPPSDCEVEQRLIPGSEFRPLKSICGHLGLFGVDPELLAQLDANLKELLAAPVN from the coding sequence ACTGTCAGCTTGCGGTGGCGACCCACGGAACGCTGAACGCGGCGAAGGACAACGCGATCCTCGTTACGACCTGGTACTCGGGTACGAGCAAGATCATGGAGCAGGTCTATATCGGCAATGGGCGTGCGCTCGATCCGGAAAAGTACTTTATCATCGTCGTCAACCAGATCGGAAATGGCCTTTCCACCTCACCGAACCACAGCGGTGGAGCGCAGGCCATACCGACCTTCCCGAAAGTGCGCATTGGTGACGACATTCGCGCCCAACACAAGCTTCTGACCGAGAAATACGGTCTGAAGAGTCTCGCGCTGGTCGTCGGCGGCTCGATGGGCGCGCAGCAAGCCTATGAGTGGGCCGTGCGTTATCCCGACTTCGTCAAGCGAGCTGCTCCGATCGCCGGCACCGCCAAGAACACCGAGCACGATTTCGTCTTCGCCGAGACACTCTGCGAAGCCATTACATCCGATCCGGGGTTCAGTGGCGGCAAGTACGGTTCGCCGGCCGATGTCTCCGCCGGGCTCAAGCGCCACGCCAAGCTGTGGACGGTGATGGGGTGGAGTACCGACTTCTTCCGCGAAGGTCGACACAAGGCGCTCGGCTTCGACTCGATGCAGGCCTTCGTCGACACCTTCATGACAGGATATTTCGCGCCGATGGATCCAAACGCTCTGCTGGCGATGGCGTGGAAATGGCAACGAGGCGACGTGAGCCGCAACACCGGCGGCGATCTGGTGTTGGCGCTCGGCCGTATCAAGGCGAAGACCTACGTGATGCCGATCAGTCACGACATGTTCTTCCCGCCGAGCGACTGCGAGGTTGAGCAGCGTCTGATCCCGGGAAGCGAGTTTCGTCCGCTGAAGAGCATCTGCGGACATCTCGGCCTGTTTGGTGTGGACCCAGAGTTGCTCGCGCAGCTTGACGCCAATCTGAAAGAGCTGCTGGCGGCGCCTGTGAATTGA